Proteins from one Gossypium raimondii isolate GPD5lz chromosome 8, ASM2569854v1, whole genome shotgun sequence genomic window:
- the LOC105790586 gene encoding polyamine oxidase 1, which yields MDSSSSSAVIIIGAGISGISAAKVLADNGIVDLLILEASGRIGGRILKESFGGVSVELGAGWIAGVGGKASNPVWEIASKFGLRTCFSDYSNARYNIYDRSGKIFPSAIAADSYKKAVDSAIQKLRDLESNSVDDVGNGAELHLTAKTPIELAIDFILHDFEMAEVEPISTYVDFGEREFLVADERGYEYLLYKMAEDFLLTSEGKILDNRLKLNKVVRELQHSRNGVTVKTEDGCVYEANYVILSASIGVLQSDLICFRPPLPRWKTDAIGKCDVMVYTKIFLKFPYKFWPCGTDKEFFIYAHERRGYYTFWQQMENAYPGSNILVVTLTNGESKRVEAQSDEETLKEAMGVLRDMFGPDIPTATDILVPRWWNNRFQRGSYSNYPIICNNRVVNDIKAPVGRIFFTGEHTSERFNGYVHGGYLAGIDTSKALLEEIRKDERENESKSFLLEPLIALSGSLTLAQSDAVSGLQKCEVPTQLYLSGKLGIPEAIL from the exons atGGATTCTTCTTCAAGCTCCGCTGTCATCATCATCGGCGCCGGCATCTCTG GTATATCGGCGGCGAAGGTTTTGGCTGACAACGGAATTGTGGATTTGCTGATTTTGGAAGCTTCCGGTAGAATTGGAGGTAGGATCCTGAAAGAAAGTTTCGGAGGGGTGTCGGTGGAGCTTGGAGCGGGTTGGATCGCTGGTGTAGGTGGCAAAGCGTCCAATCCCGTTTGGGAGATAGCTTCTAAGTTTGGCCTCCGAACCTGCTTCTCTGACTACAGTAATGCCCGCTATAACATCTACGATCGGAG TGGGAAGATCTTTCCGAGTGCAATCGCCGCAGACTCATACAAGAAAGCGGTGGACTCGGCGATACAGAAACTAAGGGACCTAGAGTCAAACTCTGTCGACGATGTCGGCAATGGAGCCGAGTTACATTT aacAGCGAAGACACCGATAGAGCTCGCGATTGACTTTATATTACACGATTTCGAGATGGCAG agGTGGAGCCAATATCAACATACGTAGATTTTGGGGAAAGAGAATTTTTGGTGGCAGATGAAAGGGGTTATGAGTATTTACTGTATAAAATGGCAGAGGATTTTCTATTGACGTCGGAGGGAAAAATCCTGGATAATCGCCTCAAACTCAATAAG GTTGTCAGGGAATTACAGCACTCGAGAAACGGCGTCACGGTGAAAACAGAGGATGGTTGTGTTTACGAAGCCAACTACGTCATTTTGTCAGCTAGCATCGGTGTTCTCCAAAGCGACCTCATTTGCTTCAGGCCGCCCTTGCCC AGGTGGAAAACGGATGCCATAGGGAAATGTGATGTGATGGTATATACCAAGATCTTCCTCAAGTTCCCGTATAAGTTTTGGCCTTGTGGGACTGACAAAGAGTTCTTCATCTATGCTCACGAGCGGAGAGGCTATTACACGTTTTGGCAG CAAATGGAAAATGCATACCCTGGTTCGAATATTTTGGTGGTAACATTGACCAATGGTGAATCAAAACGTGTTGAAGCTCAATCTGATGAAGAGACGTTAAAGGAAGCAATGGGTGTGCTGAGGGACATGTTTGGGCCCGACATACCGACTGCTACAGATATACTTGTTCCCCGATGGTGGAATAATAGGTTCCAGCGTGGCAGCTACAGCAATTACCCCATAATCTGTAATAACCGAGTTGTTAATGATATTAAG GCCCCAGTTGGACGCATTTTTTTTACTGGTGAACACACAAGTGAAAGATTTAATGGTTATGTGCATGGTGGGTACCTTGCAG GTATTGATACAAGTAAAGCTTTACTGGAAGAAATAAGAAAAGACGAAAGAGAAAATGAGAGTAAAAGTTTCTTGCTGGAGCCATTAATAGCATTGTCAGGGTCATTAACTTTGGCACAGTCGGATGCAGTCTCAGGTCTCCAAAAATGTGAGGTTCCAACGCAATTATATCTTAGCGGCAAGCTTGGCATTCCAGAAGCAATCTTATGA
- the LOC105790588 gene encoding putative disease resistance protein At3g14460 → MEAIASSLVEAVVSGMFRSLSDHFSSTHFNKFARKEKILSELKKWEILLLKINACLEDAEEKQSKSCSVKLWLRDLRDIAYAAEDIIDELAYEARRRQMKEDAGPSSSTHKMMRKYVSACCVNFNPSTLKFSTKVESKIKKLTARLEAAVAIKNDLSLEENDRGRRERVTERLRTSSLVEPRVYGREKDKEVILDILMNDADEGFGDIAVACIWGMPGVGKTTLAQLVYNDIKVESSFDLKIWVCVSEEFDVIRLTAIMLEAVTSASWNSKDLNLLQVSLKEKLSGKKFLLVLDDVWNENYEQWEALCKPFIAGAAGSKILVTTRNVDTASIMAPCGTYHLRELADKDCLSLFTRHALGGSDFDGHPNLKTFGEEIVKKCSGLPLAAKTLGGLLRTKRNSDEWEDIMNSKIWHLPEKGNSILPALLLSYHHLPSHLKRCFSYCAIFPKDYEFDKEELIRLWKAEGFLHHTKRKKQMEDIGIEYFRDLWSRSFFQQSTINKNRYAMHDLINDLAQFVSKEICFFNNGDKLNDGVKLESFRHFSFLRHQYDVSKRFEMLSQMTSLRTLVALPIHMLPMAASSFLTNTVLQQFVPKLGCLRVLSLNGYCIDELPHSIGDLIHLRYLNLSRTSIKSLPESVGSLFNLQTLILHGCKNLTKLPRAIENLIDLCVLDLTDTDSLKEMPMQIGNLKNLKVLSKFIVRRDSGSGIKELKGLLHLRKEISVIGLENVVDTGEARDYVLKDKNKLEGLHLQWGHESFDHRNGENGLPVFNMLQPHQDIKRVRVACYGGTKFPSWLGGSSMANIADINLSNCRNVMSLPALGRLPSLKKLSLTGMNGVKRLDFEFFGDNLPSSKPFPVLEVLQFQNMLNWEYWCYPNNRPDEEDREFPNLRELMIHNCPKLYQKLPRYLPSLVKLNIKGCPNMAYSVMSLPSLLDLSIEDCNKMVPRSMVDLTSLTTLRIKRVPDLTCLPNVFEQFPGALKHLSLSNCIGLTALWQKGNEQELEPNELHCLTSLEHLRIESCSELVSFPDIGFCPKLKRLQLRDFPWLKNLPCWIMKQGELTDCLIEDLEIEECPSLTSFPRGILPPTLKRLKIQDCICLCSLPDGLMQADNSKNTFCLENLEIISCPSLVRFPHGRLPTSLKMLKIWECLQLEPLSDRLLPNNASLEYIDIWNCPTLISLPDSLNNLKCLMELIIGNCQYLKYFPEIDLSLPNLKTLNISNCANLKSLPHQILNLTSLLYLTICNCPCIVSFPKGGLPPNLLSLEIWDCEQLKEPISNWNLHTSTSLKDLSIVGGPDLVSIPDEKCLLPTTLVSIYIAKLNNLESLSKGLLNLPSLEELEVVDCPKLRSLPREGLPTTLGRLRIRNCSLLKDQCSRERGEYWPLIASIPCVEIQSTDGSE, encoded by the exons ATGGAAGCTATTGCTTCCTCCTTGGTAGAGGCGGTCGTGTCTGGGATGTTTCGTTCCTTGTCGGACCACTTCTCCTCCACCCACTTCAACAAATTTGCTCGGAAGGAGAAGATTTTATCCGAGCTCAAGAAGTGGGAAATTTTGCTGCTCAAAATCAATGCTTGCCTGGAAGATGCTGAGGAAAAACAATCCAAAAGCTGCTCCGTCAAACTGTGGCTACGGGATCTAAGAGACATTGCTTATGCCGCCGAAGATATTATCGATGAGCTTGCCTATGAAGCTCGGCGCCGCCAAATGAAGGAAGACGCAGGTCCTTCTTCCTCCACCCACAAGATGATGAGGAAATATGTGTCAGCTTGCTGTGTAAATTTTAATCCTTCAACTCTTAAGTTCAGCACCAAAGTGGAGTCCAAAATAAAGAAGCTTACTGCTAGACTGGAAGCGGCCGTTGCCATAAAGAATGATTTGAGTTTAGAAGAGAACGATAGAGGAAGGCGTGAAAGAGTGACAGAGAGGCTGAGAACCAGTTCACTCGTTGAACCTCGTGTCTACGGCAGGGAAAAAGATAAAGAGGTCATTCTTGATATCCTGATGAATGATGCTGATGAGGGCTTTGGTGATATCGCTGTGGCTTGCATTTGGGGTATGCCAGGAGTGGGTAAAACCACACTGGCCCAGTTGGTGTACAATGATATCAAAGTTGAAAGCTCTTTCGATTTGAAAATCTGGGTTTGTGTCTCTgaggaatttgatgttattaggCTGACGGCGATAATGCTTGAAGCTGTTACTTCGGCGAGTTGGAATTCAAAGGATCTAAACTTACTTCAAGTAAGCCTAAAGGAGAAGTTGTCTGGGAAGAAGTTTCTTCTTGTTTTAGACGATGTTTGGAATGAGAACTATGAACAATGGGAGGCCTTATGTAAGCCTTTTATTGCAGGGGCAGCGGGAAGCAAAATTCTTGTGACAACTCGAAATGTAGATACTGCGTCAATAATGGCTCCTTGTGGAACTTATCATCTAAGGGAACTCGCAGACAAAGATTGTCTCTCGTTGTTCACTAGGCATGCTCTTGGCGGTTCAGATTTTGACGGGCACCCAAACCTAAAAACCTTCGGTGAGGAAATAGTAAAGAAGTGCAGCGGCTTGCCATTGGCGGCTAAGACCCTGGGAGGACTCCTTCGTACTAAAAGGAACTCTGATGAGTGGGAAGACATAATGAATAGTAAGATTTGGCATTTGCCTGAAAAAGGAAACAGCATCCTTCCAGCTTTGCTATTGAGCTATCATCACCTTCCTTCCCATCTCAAGCGTTGTTTTTCTTATTGTGCCATATTTCCGAAGGATTATGAATTTGACAAGGAGGAGCTGATTCGTTTGTGGAAGGCAGAGGGTTTCTTGCACCACACCAAAAGGAAGAAGCAAATGGAAGACATAGGAATTGAATATTTTCGTGACTTATGGTCGAGATCTTTTTTCCAACAATCAACTATTAACAAAAACAGGTATGCGATGCATGACCTTATAAATGATCTAGCTCAATTTGTTTCCAAAGAAATATGCTTCTTCAACAATGGAGACAAATTAAACGATGGAGTTAAACTTGAGAGCTTTCGGCATTTTTCATTCCTTCGTCACCAGTATGATGTTTCGAAACGATTCGAAATGTTGTCTCAAATGACCAGTTTAAGAACATTGGTAGCATTACCAATTCATATGTTGCCCATGGCAGCAAGTTCCTTTTTAACCAATACTGTCTTACAACAGTTTGTACCAAAGTTAGGCTGCCTAAGAGTCTTGAGTCTCAATGGTTATTGCATTGATGAGCTACCGCATAGCATAGGTGATTTGATACACTTACGGTACTTGAATTTATCTCGAACCAGCATCAAATCATTGCCTGAATCCGTTGGATCTCTTTTCAACTTACAAACATTGATACTGCATGGGTGCAAGAACCTCACAAAGCTGCCTCGAGCTATTGAGAATCTGATCGATCTTTGTGTTCTTGATCTTACTGATACTGATAGTTTAAAAGAGATGCCGATGCAGATTGGTAACCTGAAAAATCTAAAGGTCTTGTCCAAATTCATCGTTCGAAGGGATAGCGGGTCTGGcatcaaagaattgaagggCTTGTTGCATTTGCGAAAGGAGATTTCCGTTATTGGACTGGAAAATGTGGTTGATACTGGAGAAGCTAGGGATTATGTTCTAAAGGATAAGAATAAGCTTGAGGGGTTGCATTTGCAATGGGGCCATGAATCCTTTGATCATCGAAATGGCGAAAATGGATTACCTGTTTTCAACATGCTACAACCTCATCAAGACATTAAAAGAGTTAGAGTTGCTTGCTATGGTGGCACAAAGTTTCCATCTTGGTTAGGTGGTTCCTCAATGGCTAATATTGCAGATATAAACCTCTCAAACTGTAGAAATGTCATGTCCCTTCCAGCACTTGGGAGACTACCCTCACTGAAGAAGCTGTCACTAACAGGCATGAATGGAGTCAAAAGATTGGATTTTGAGTTTTTTGGAGACAATTTACCTTCTTCAAAACCTTTCCCAGTTCTGGAAGTTCTACAGTTTCAAAATATGTTGAATTGGGAGTACTGGTGCTATCCTAATAACAGACCTGATGAAGAAGACAGAGAATTCCCTAATCTGCGTGAGCTTATGATTCATAATTGTCCAAAGTTGTATCAGAAACTACCCAGATACCTACCTTCTCTGGTGAAACTTAATATCAAAGGGTGCCCTAATATGGCTTATTCAGTTATGAGCCTCCCATCTCTTCTTGACCTAAGTATTGAAGATTGCAATAAGATGGTTCCAAGGAGCATGGTTGACCTTACTTCTCTAACTACACTGAGAATCAAGCGTGTGCCAGACCTTACATGTCTTCCCAATGTGTTTGAACAGTTTCCGGGGGCACTTAAGCATCTTAGCCTTTCCAACTGCATTGGATTGACAGCCTTATGGCAAAAAG GCAATGAACAAGAATTAGAGCCTAACGAGCTACATTGCCTTACGTCTCTCGAGCATTTGCGTATTGAATCATGCTCGGAACTTGTATCCTTTCCGGACATAGGTTTTTGTCCTAAACTTAAACGACTTCAACTCAGAGATTTTCCATGGCTTAAGAACCTTCCTTGTTGGATAATGAAGCAGGGTGAACTTACCGATTGCCTTATCGAAGATTTGGAAATAGAAGAATGTCCTTCTCTCACAAGCTTTCCAAGAGGGATATTACCTCCCACATTGAAAAGGTTAAAAATCCAAGATTGCATTTGCCTATGTTCTCTACCTGATGGACTGATGCAAGCTGATAACAGCAAAAATACATTTTGTCTAGAGAATTTGGAGATCATCAGTTGCCCTTCTCTTGTTCGTTTTCCACATGGTAGATTACCAACTAGCCTTAAAATGCTTAAGATTTGGGAATGCTTACAACTAGAGCCCCTTTCAGATAGGCTACTGCCCAATAATGCATCACTTGAATACATTGATATCTGGAACTGTCCAACTCTGATAAGCTTACCAGATTCTTTAAACAATCTTAAGTGTCTGATGGAGTTGATCATAGGCAATTGTCAATATCTGAAATACTTCCCAGAGATTGATTTGTCTCTCCCcaatttgaaaactttgaatatCAGTAATTGTGCAAATCTCAAGTCTCTACCTCATCAGATATTAAATCTCACTTCTCTTCTGTATTTAACAATTTGTAATTGCCCATGTATTGTTTCTTTCCCTAAAGGGGGTTTGCCCCCTAATCTATTGTCACTTGAGATTTGGGATTGTGAACAACTCAAGGAACCAATATCAAATTGGAACTTACATACCTCAACCTCTCTTAAAGACTTGAGCATTGTTGGTGGACCAGATTTGGTTTCCATTCCAGATGAAAAGTGTTTGCTTCCCACAACTCTAGTTTCGATATATATCGCAAAACTCAATAATCTAGAATCCCTTTCCAAAGGGCTTCTAAACTTGCCATCGCTCGAAGAACTCGAAGTTGTCGATTGTCCTAAGCTTCGAAGCTTGCCAAGGGAAGGGTTGCCTACAACACTTGGAAGACTTCGTATCAGGAACTGCTCACTTCTAAAAGACCAATGCTCGAGAGAGAGAGGAGAATATTGGCCCTTAATAGCCTCCATTCCTTGCGTGGAGATACAATCTACAG ATGGAAGCGAATAA